The Mustela nigripes isolate SB6536 chromosome X, MUSNIG.SB6536, whole genome shotgun sequence genomic sequence AATGCTTTGAGGTACATAGGGATGGCCCCCGttttacataataataattataaggaaatcatacggaaaaaaataataaggaaaaaggcTCAAGGAGTTTAATCATTTACCAAGGGTGGTTCTGCGAATGATATATCTGAGCAGTGGGCAAGCCTATTGGTCTGTGGCATCGGCTCCTTTAGCCTGCAATTGGTTTATGATATTCAAGATGAGGTGATTGAattcaaggttttattttcatgtaaagCTATTTATGTCTTCAAAACTGAATGAAATggatattataaaaaatacagttGATTCATCCTATGAATGGGAAGAGTATTTTTTAGTGCAATTGTTTTCTAGCATACCTGGTTGTCTCAGAAGAAAATCCCATCTAGAGGGGCTTTCAAGTCTTTAtggataaaagacaaaataaaaatcgtttctcttattttagttttctggATATGCCGCAGAAGGATCCGTGCCAGAAACAAGCCTgtgaaatacagaaatgtttacAAGGTAGtatgttaaatgcttttttatatttttccacttTATCTGTGAACCAACTACAAGAGaccagcttttctttttatcagCAAATGATATGAGCTCCTCTCAAAAGTAGTATTTCTGTAATTATCCTGaagatttttctcattgtttcaaCAAAGATGCAGAAAATACAAAGTGATATGATCCAAGCTTCATGTTTGCGATCCTGGTTATACGTTAGAATCTTTAAACTACATTAgactaaaatgtttaaaacacatTAGAACTTATAAAAAAAGCTCTTGCCTAGAACAATTGAATCAGACTTCCTGAAAACGGGTTCTGGGCAGGAATCAGTCTAAAAAGCTAACCAGGTTATTTTAATGTACAGCCAGAGTTAAAAATTACTAAGCTGAGTGAGCAAAggtctttcttaaaaagattagTTTTAAATGGGTTGGTTATACTTCACTGTGGCTGaaaacccactttttaaaagcGATCAGATTAGAAATGGGGGTTGAAAATGCAATTGGAGTTCAGGCTGCCAAGTCAGCaactaagtctttaaaaaaagcaaacttcaACTAAAGCATATTTGATGTGATTTGTCCACTTGATTTTCCCCCTAATTTGGTTCTAAATTGGCCAATAAGTTTGACCAAGTgctagaggattttttttaatcagcgaATGATTATTGGCAGAAGAACAGATGGAAAAGCTATAGAGCTTTCTGAACTTCAACACTGATGTTTTTGTCAACTTTTCCCATTAGTAAAGTAATAGAGAAGGGTCTGAAGGGTCTACTTCCTTCGCCTTTTAACTTTCATTCTTagacttttcattttatgatGTGAGCAGTATTTCATAAAATCTTAATCTACAATGTTGATGTATAATGATAGTAATGCTACTTTAttcatccttttctttcctccaaatttaagaaaaaggaaaatgtttttcacaGCTTCTTCTCCCAAATAAATTCTTACCTTATTTGAATTAGCAAcatatggatatatgtatatatatcaggACTGAGTTAGCATTAAGCACAGCCATAGTGTTTTAAACATATTAAGTCATTTAGTCCTATCATCCATGAGGTGGATGCTGCTATGACCTCCGTTTTATAGATGGATAAATTGACACAGAAGTCAGATAACTTGTCTAGTAAGGGGTGCAGTGCGGGTTTGAACCCTTTTGGTTTGACTCCAAACTTGGACTCAGCCACTCTGCTATATTCTTTCTCGTCAGAATTagtgcttgtttgtttttttaaaatctgggacTAACTCCCATGCACCCCATTTTAGCACTGGGGGACTTGGATCGACTGCAGCTGACCTAGAACCTTTAGGTCAAGTTCTTCCTGACTTAAGGTCTGTGTATAGTAGGAGCTCTACATATATTTTCTGTAGAGGGccaaataggaaatattttaggcctTGGAGGCCTGGAGGTCTTTGTTGTAGAGAGTGTAGGTGGGAATGTGGGTGTGTATTTGCAACCCTTGTAAAATGtaaccattcttagctcacagcTGTAAAAAAGCTCCCTATCCAGAGACTGCAATTTCCCCCTCTCTGTTGCACAGACTTGGTAGGGACATCCCACAGCCACCACTGTCCTAGAAAAGGGTATGTAAGTTATTAacctgaaagaaaaggaaatttatatgtaaaaatacctttcaaccacttttatttttttttctttttaaagattttatttattcaacagagagagatcacaagtaggcagagaggcaggcggagagagagaggaggaagcaggctccccgctgagcagagagcccgatgcggggctcgatcccaggaccctgggaccatgacctgagccgaaggcagaggctttaaccctctgagccacccaagtgcccctcaaccACTTTTAaatcatgcttttttttccccctaattgtCCTGTTGACTGGTCTGTACATCAGAAAGAATTACCTCTTTCTTCCAGGTCTGTAGATAAAATGAAGTGAAAAGGAGTGGGAAGCACTGATCTAAACTTCCCTGCATCTGAGTTCTATGAGATCATGACTAGGGTCTGCCTGTCTGTTTTGCAGCCAACAACTACATGGAATCTAAGTGTCAGGCTGTCATCCAAGAACTGCGTAAGTGTTGCGCTCGATATCCTAAGGGAAGATCTCTCGTCTGTTCGGGAtttgaaagagaggaggaggaaaagctgACACTGAAGCCGACATCAAAGTGAAGTTCTGCTGAAAAGTGAAATGCTGCACCATGTATCCACCAAGcaagtttgtctccctctttctttggGCCAGGTAGCAGCACATATCAAATAAAAAAGTCAACTATAAAAGTTAATGAATATGCCATCTATGCAGAACagatagaaatatattaaatatatagaatgT encodes the following:
- the CMC4 gene encoding cx9C motif-containing protein 4 isoform X2, producing MQIAVALQETQRGFSDRSFLDMPQKDPCQKQACEIQKCLQANNYMESKCQAVIQELRKCCARYPKGRSLVCSGFEREEEEKLTLKPTSK
- the CMC4 gene encoding cx9C motif-containing protein 4 isoform X1: MCRLFALRNSPAFPSPVLFLDMPQKDPCQKQACEIQKCLQANNYMESKCQAVIQELRKCCARYPKGRSLVCSGFEREEEEKLTLKPTSK
- the CMC4 gene encoding cx9C motif-containing protein 4 isoform X3, translated to MPQKDPCQKQACEIQKCLQANNYMESKCQAVIQELRKCCARYPKGRSLVCSGFEREEEEKLTLKPTSK